AAGCGCTCCAACGCTTCGCTCGGACCGGTGAATCGGTCGACGCGCCACAACCCCGCGTCGGATACTGAGACGCGCAGTGCCCGACCGACGAGGTCCTGATTGTCGATGAACACATCCATTAACGGGTCGGCCCCGCGCTTGTACTCGGCGGCGAAGATATATTCGCGCATACGCAATATCAAACGCCGAGTATTCAAACAGCTTTCGCGCTATTCCAGATGGAGAGCGCAGAGAGTTGCGCATACGCAACCATAGAGTTACCTCCCATCTGAACAATCCCATCGGTGTGCACAACGCTGACACCCACTCGGTGACGGTCGAATTGCCTGCCGACGTATACGAACGACTGGATGACGAGAACGGCACGACAGCATCCGAATCACTCGCATCCCTCGCCGAAGAGTACGCCCGACAGCGAGACTCTATCGAGATGTACACGAACCGAGATAGTGAGATGCGCTCACCGATGACAAAGCCGACGGAGACCAACCCGCCCATCGCGGAACTAATCGGGTTCGACGTGGCCGACGTCGGCGACGGTGAGGCGGTGATGACGTTCGAGGCTGGCCCGCAGCACGCCAATCCGATGGGGACGCTCCACGGTGGAGTCCTCTGTGACGTGGGAGATGCGGCAATGGGGTACGCGTACGCAAGCACGCTCGAATCAGACGAGTCGTTCACAACGCTGGAACTGAAGGTGAATTACCTCCGTCCAGTATGGGACGCGACGCTAACGGCGACAGGACGCGTTGTTTCGGGAGGTCGGACCGTTGGACTCGTTGAATGCGACATCCATGACGAGGAGGATCGGCTGGTGGCCCGCCTTTCCAGTACCTGTCTCACGCTGCGTGGCGATCAGGCCAGTGGTCGCTAACCGCTCCGGTTCACTGATACATTCGCATCCGTACGTAGTGAATTATCTGATTCAGTTCAGACGATGTTCTGGATAAAGAAACCGCATTATATCTACTGATACGCTCCAGGACTTCTCCGGGAAGCACGAACGCTCACCGAAACCGGCTCGTGCCCGTGCTGCGGGCGATCGTCCGCGAACTCACGGTCGAGGGCGTGACGTTCGCGGCCGGTTCAATCGCGCACAACGGCTCCGAGGGACGGATGCCCTCGAGTCGCAGGGCTCGGTTTTACGCCTGCATCCGTGGTCGACACACGTATGGACGAGTACGATCTGGTCGTGATCGGCGGCGGTTCGGGCAGTCAGGTCGCGACGGCGGCCGCTGAACGGGGCCTCGAGGCGGCCGTGATCGAGCGCGGCCCGCTCGGCGGCGCCTGTATCACGCGGGGCTGTGTCCCCTCGAAGGCGCTGATCCACCGCGCAGATATCGCGGAGTCGGCCCGCCGCGCCGAGTCATTCGGGGTCGAGGCCGTGCTCGAGGGCGTCGACTACGACGAGATGACGGCGGCGATCCACGACACGGTCTACGAGAAGGCCGACCACCAGAAAGCGAGCCTCGAGGAGGCCGAGAACGTCGCGCTCTACCGCGGCGAGGGCCGGTTCGTCGACGAGCGGACGCTCGAGGTCGATCTGAACGACGGCGGCGACGCCGAGGTCCGGGGTGACAGCGTCGTCCTCGCAGTCGGGAGTCGACCGATGATCCCGCCGATCGACGGTCTCGAGGACGTGGATTTCCTCACGAGCGATGACGCGCTCTTCCTGGACAAACAGCCCGATTCGCTGGTTGTCGTCGGCGGTGGCTACATCGGCGCCGAACTGGGCTACTTCTTCGCCGCGGTAGGAACGGACGTTTCTATCGTCGGGCGCAGCGAGGGCCTCGTTCCGCGGGAGGACGAGGCGGTCGGCGAGGTCGTGACGGAGTCGCTCGAGCGCTACTGCGATGTCTACACCGGCTACGAGGCGGCCCAAATCAGGGAGAACGATTCGGGCGTCGTCGTAACCGCCGAACCGAGCGAGGACGGTGGTGACGGTGACGGCGACAGCGTCGACCTTGAGGCCGACGACCTGCTGCTCGCGACGGGACGACGACCGAACACGGACACGCTGAACCTCGAGGCGACCGGCGTCGAGACCGACGACGGCGAGTACGTCGTCGTCGACGACCGGCTCGAGACGACCTGCGACGGCGTCTGGGCGCTGGGCGATATCGTCGGCGAGCAACCGTTCAAACACGCGGCGGACTACGAGGCGAAGACCGTTTCGGCGAACCTCCTCGAAGACGCCGACCGGGCGGTCGATTACGGCGCGATGCCCCACGCCGTCTTCACCGAGCCGCAGGTCGCCAGCGTGGGTCGAACGGAGGGCGAACTCAAGGACAACGGTCGGGAGTACGAGTCGACGACGGTCCCCTTCGACGCCGCGCCGCTTGGGATGATTATGAACGCCGACGACGGGTTCGTAAAGGTGCTCGCAGCGCCCGACGGCGAGATTCTGGGCAGTCACATCGTCGGCCCGCAGGCCTCGACGCTGATCCAGGAGGTCGTCACCGCGATGGACGGCGGGGGAACCGTCGACGACATCGCCGAGCCCGTTCACGTCCACCCGGCGCTCACCGAGGTCGTCTACGCCGCGTTCGACGACCTCTCCTCGAGCGAATTCTCGACGGCGCCGGACTGGCGGGACGTCAGTGACGGGTAGCTTATACGGGATCATCGCGTTCTAGCCACAGATGGGCGACCGATCAGAACCGACGGAACCGCACGACGGCGACGCGTCCGCTGCCTACGAGCGGATCGCCGACGCCGTGTTCGCACTCGACGAAGAGTGGCGGTTCTCCTTTCTGAACGACCGAGCCGAGCGACTGCTCGAGCGGTCCGAGAGCGAACTGCTCGGGACGGTCGTCTGGGACGACTACGCCGACGCGTTCGAGTCGTC
This genomic window from Haloterrigena salifodinae contains:
- a CDS encoding dihydrolipoyl dehydrogenase; protein product: MDEYDLVVIGGGSGSQVATAAAERGLEAAVIERGPLGGACITRGCVPSKALIHRADIAESARRAESFGVEAVLEGVDYDEMTAAIHDTVYEKADHQKASLEEAENVALYRGEGRFVDERTLEVDLNDGGDAEVRGDSVVLAVGSRPMIPPIDGLEDVDFLTSDDALFLDKQPDSLVVVGGGYIGAELGYFFAAVGTDVSIVGRSEGLVPREDEAVGEVVTESLERYCDVYTGYEAAQIRENDSGVVVTAEPSEDGGDGDGDSVDLEADDLLLATGRRPNTDTLNLEATGVETDDGEYVVVDDRLETTCDGVWALGDIVGEQPFKHAADYEAKTVSANLLEDADRAVDYGAMPHAVFTEPQVASVGRTEGELKDNGREYESTTVPFDAAPLGMIMNADDGFVKVLAAPDGEILGSHIVGPQASTLIQEVVTAMDGGGTVDDIAEPVHVHPALTEVVYAAFDDLSSSEFSTAPDWRDVSDG
- a CDS encoding PaaI family thioesterase; amino-acid sequence: MRIRNHRVTSHLNNPIGVHNADTHSVTVELPADVYERLDDENGTTASESLASLAEEYARQRDSIEMYTNRDSEMRSPMTKPTETNPPIAELIGFDVADVGDGEAVMTFEAGPQHANPMGTLHGGVLCDVGDAAMGYAYASTLESDESFTTLELKVNYLRPVWDATLTATGRVVSGGRTVGLVECDIHDEEDRLVARLSSTCLTLRGDQASGR